From the genome of Colias croceus chromosome 9, ilColCroc2.1, one region includes:
- the LOC123694596 gene encoding DNA polymerase delta subunit 2: MLFKIKSSIDNEIDLKPVSIERQNIDYKDCSKRFYEVSRDFTKQYAHIYSARLNAFRDILNPLIQKKWSNKYKVLKLCDLREKGEPCVIIGTLFKLQELKPSILKELSDQLEIIPQPTRTHFVHDTDTLVLEDELQRIKLSGDVINVNEVVTGVVVAILGSEDEDGIFSVKDVCWAGYNIQKPLPQLSTDKYIVLMSGLNLASKSADHLFSLNLFLEWLSGFCGSTEYQEEVSKIGRVIIAGGIYANHSNESSLNEADVIAASGEVDSFCAAISSVAPLDLMPGCKDPAGIMLPQKPFHYCLFPKATEYKSFNRVSNPYECDIGGFPCLGTSGEAIKDIIRYSQLENRIEIMNKTLLWRHMAPTCPDTVPCTPCLDTDPFAMYNCPAIYFSGNGHEFLTDLYTGEDGQKVRLISIPDFCETKTVAILNLANLECYSMTFA, from the exons atgttgtttaaaataaaatctagtaTTGATAATGAAATCGATCTGAAGCCAGTGTCTATTGAGAGACAGAATATTGATTATAAGGATTGTTCTAAACGTTTCTACGAAGTATCCAGAGATTTCACTAAGCAATACGCACATATATATTCAGCGAGATTAAATGCATTTAGAGACATCTTAAACCCATTAATACAGAAAAAATGGtctaataaatacaaagtTTTGAAACTGTGTGACTTACGTGAGAAAGGAGAACCCTGTGTAATAATAGGAACACTTTTCAAACTTCAAGAACTTAAGCCTAGTATCTTGAAGGAACTTTCAGATCAACTGGAAATTATTCCGCAGCCAAcaag gACTCATTTTGTTCATGATACAGACACTTTAGTATTAGAAGATGAGCTTCaaagaattaaattatctGGAGATGTCATTAATGTGAATGAAGTAGTCACTGGAGTAGTTGTTGCTATACTTG GTTCTGAAGATGAGGATGGTATTTTTTCTGTAAAAGATGTGTGTTGGGCTGGCTACAACATACAAAAACCTTTGCCACAATTGAGTACTGACAA GTACATAGTGCTCATGTCTGGCTTGAACCTAGCTTCAAAATCTGCCGATCATCTTTTCTCACTAAATCTTTTCTTGGAATGGCTCTCTGGTTTTTGTGGATCAACTGAATATCAAGAAGAAGTTTCTAAAATTGGAAGAGTCATAATTGCAG GTGGAATATATGCCAATCATTCAAATGAAAGTAGCCTAAATGAGGCTGATGTGATCGCTGCGTCAGGAGAAGTTGATTCGTTCTGTGCTGCCATCAGCTCTGTTGCACCTTTGGACCTCATGCCTGGCTGTAAGGATCCCGCTGGAATAATGCTTCCACAAAAACCATTCCATTATT GTTTATTCCCAAAGGCGACAGaatataaatcatttaatCGAGTTTCTAACCCTTATGAATGTGATATTGGTG GTTTCCCTTGCTTAGGAACTTCTGGGGAGGCaataaaagatattattaggtatagcCAACTggagaatagaatagaaatcATGAATAAGACATTATTATGGAGGCACATGGCCCCCACTTGCCCTGATACCGTTCCATGCACCCCATGCTTAGATACAGATCCTTTTGCAATGTATAACTGTCCAGCCATATATTTTAGTGGCAATGGACATGAGTTTTTAACTGACTTATATACAG GCGAAGATGGCCAAAAAGTGCGACTAATCAGTATTCCGGATTTTTGTGAGACAAAAACGGTGGCTATTTTGAATTTGGCAAATCTTGAATGTTATAGCATGACCTTTGCATAA
- the LOC123694474 gene encoding DNA-directed RNA polymerase III subunit RPC8 translates to MFVLSEMKDVIRVTPDHFHQSLPESITTLLNRKLANKVVLNIGLCIALFDITHIGHSYIFPGDGSSHTEVKFRYIVFRPIVEEILIGKIRSCSREGVHVTMGFFDDILIPVNALQHPSRFDETDQAWVWEYPKEDGEKHDLFMDSGESIRFRVTSEAFEESLPNGPPGSECAVQTTAPYRLIGGINEPGLGLLTWWEAPEQDDGDDNEEEQEND, encoded by the exons atgttcgtttTATCAGAAATGAAAGATGTTATCCGGGTTACTCCGGATCATTTCCACCAAAGTTTACCAGAATCTATAACAACTTTATTGAATAGAAAATTAGCAAATAAG GTAGTATTAAATATAGGATTATGTATAGCACTATTTGATATAACACATATTGGACACTCATACATATTTCCAGGAGATGGATCTTCTCATACAGAAGTTAAGTTTAGGTATATCGTGTTTAGACCCATAGTTGAAGAAATTCTAATAGGAAAAATTAGGAGTTGTAGCAGGGAAGGAGTTCATG TAACAATGGGATTCTttgatgacattttaataCCAGTAAATGCACTTCAGCATCCATCTAGATTTGATGAAACAGATCAAGCTTGGGTTTGGGAATATCCTAAAGAAGATGGAGAGAAACATGACTTATTCATGGATTCAG GTGAATCAATAAGGTTTAGAGTGACAAGTGAAGCCTTTGAAGAAAGTTTACCAAACGGGCCGCCAGGCTCTGAATGTGCAGTACAAACCACGGCGCCATATAGACTAATTGGAGGAATTAACGAACCTGGCCTTGGCTTGCTTACCTGGTGGGAAGCTCCAGAACAAGATGATGGTGATGATAATGAGGAAGAACAAGAAAATGATTAA
- the LOC123694212 gene encoding dynein axonemal intermediate chain 2, which translates to MEKQEKNELVYEYTKRRKEFGRQTLFEDHGPEMCVSIPNNPAFYKNYILRNPVDVAIQNTGTMSEHWVNSVRAEYTSSGINHVEGGWPKDINMNDPEAAQRYRRKIEKDDAYIHAVMHLGHSMEHNILQNNAVDMYQTYYSELPSIPPVERSSCHTVNVYREPGTRRPVRSLSWQAEGARLASAHADIDFMRNNRSLQFSYIWDIENANAPDLIIKPPQPLLDLQYNPRDQHILVGGMLNGQVGCWDMRKGGEPFAMCPPHVAHRELVRNVLFVHSKTGAEFFSASPDGVVKWWDIRSMNEPTDSMIIDLVKLQTDTQSVDKALGISALEYEPTIPTRFMVGTETGLVIGGNRKGKTPLEKLPSKYEAHLGPVYALQRNPTFLKNFLTVGDWTARVWSEDCRESSILWTYSHGTKLTDGAWNPVRFSLMLVTQWDGCLSCWDLLRRRSAPIVTAQLCDEPLLRVRPHEAGLLVACGSSKGTIYLAELSQNLGTADKNDKQLLTHILERENKRERILEARMRELRLKMRQDRDVGPQVVENDPAVNDRDLEEATAEYMQTVKDLQAQQKNFP; encoded by the exons ATGGAAAAACAAGAAAAGAACGAATTAGTGTACGAATACACAAAACGTCGAAAAGAGTTTGGAAGACAAACATTATTCGAAGACCATGGCCCCGAGATGTGTGTCAGCATACCGAATAATCCggcattttacaaaaattatattcttagGAATCCGGTTGATGTGGCCATACAAAATACAGGGACTATGTCTGAACATTGGGTGAATTCTGTACG TGCAGAATATACGAGTTCAGGTATAAATCATGTGGAAGGAGGATGGCCAAAGGACATCAATATGAATGACCCAGAAGCGGCACAGAGATACAGACGAAAAATAGAAAAGGATGATGCCTATATTCATGCGGTTATGCATCTTGGCCAT AGCATGGAACACAAtattctacagaacaacgcaGTGGACATGTATCAAACGTATTATTCAGAACTACCTTCCATACCACCAGTGGAACGTAGCAGTTGTCACACAGTCAATGTGTATAGAGAGCCAGGAACAAGAAGGCCTGTGAGGTCTCTATCGTGGCAGGCTGAAGGAGCCCGTCTAGCATCTGCTCATGCAGATATTGACTTCATGAGGAATAACAGAAGTCTACAGTTTTCGTACATTTGGGATATCG AAAATGCAAACGCTCCAGATCTCATTATAAAACCTCCACAACCACTACTAGACCTTCAGTATAACCCTCGAGATCAGCATATTCTAGTTGGGGGTATGTTAAACGGACag GTAGGTTGCTGGGATATGCGCAAAGGCGGTGAACCGTTTGCAATGTGTCCTCCACACGTAGCCCATAGAGAATTGGTGCGAAATGTACTCTTTGTTCATTCGAAAACTGGCGCCGAGTTCTTTTCGGCATCGCCTGACGGGGTTGTTAAATG gtGGGATATACGCAGCATGAATGAACCAACTGATTCGATGATAATAGATCTCGTAAAACTACAAACAGACACTCAAAGCGTCGATAAAGCTCTGGGAATATCTGCTCTAGAATATGAACCCACTATTCCAACaag GTTTATGGTCGGAACAGAAACGGGTTTAGTGATTGGAGGCAACCGTAAGGGCAAAACGCCGCTGGAAAAACTACCCTCAAAA TATGAAGCTCATTTAGGACCAGTATATGCACTTCAAAGAAAtcctacatttttaaaaaactttttgacGGTTGGTGACTGGACAGCGAGAGTGTGGAGCGAAGACTGTAGAGAATCTTCAATTTTATGGACATATTCACATGGCACAAAACTTACAGATGGCGCTTGGAATCCTGTTAG GTTTTCCCTAATGCTGGTGACTCAATGGGACGGCTGTCTCTCATGTTGGGATCTCCTCCGCCGACGCAGTGCGCCCATAGTCACAGCTCAACTGTGTGACGAACCCTTGCTTAGAGTACGACCTCATGAAGCG GGCCTTCTAGTAGCGTGTGGTAGTAGCAAAGGCACAATATATCTGGCTGAGCTTTCGCAAAACCTTGGAACGGCCGACAAGAATGACAAGCAGCTTTTAACTCAT ATACTAGAACGCGAAAATAAACGCGAACGCATTCTCGAAGCCCGCATGCGCGAGTTACGTCTCAAAATGCGTCAGGACCGTGATGTCGGACCACAAGTCGTTGAAAATGATCCTGCTGTTAATGACAGAGATTTAGAAGAAGCAACTGCTGAATATATGCAAACGGTGAAGGACCTACAGGCACAGCAGAAAAACTTTCCGTAG
- the LOC123694424 gene encoding meiosis-specific with OB domain-containing protein-like yields MSGVQKISLNNLNINIKNALIVGIIIAKNSPRTIIGAKKQNGVLRGVMSFTLRDSDVDTINVDVWGSEYFVITFYERFLVGDVVEITSPKICTKGGENEAFRPQVTSPFYLSLNEGTSDVNIFGGDTFSFYLPLLHIPTKPCAGYCGLAEVLKFTEQTENVYVDLLVVVKSIQPPKTIKTKMGTDMTVRAVEIIDNTTPASVLLDMFEIDTIQRAEDWRVLDSVLFIADARVSWRRSLRVQCCSRTVVTHQPHTPEAEALRLYISNQASNGGEAAAWAAWSGERPCSASVAQIRDRLIAGTPFCATVHGLLTHLDLEELFASTNTNIEDIRVKFTDHTGEISARLPINVVGDTFGYTVDQLKNMSQDDRAAIRWRLLLEQCIAKLAITPPRVMVLSLRRASPADPIPLY; encoded by the exons ATGTCTGGTGTGCAAAAAATATCtctgaataatttaaatatcaatataaaaaatgcttTGATAGTCGGGATAATTATTGCTAAAAATAGTCCGAGAACTATAATTGGTGCAAAAAAGCAAAATGGTGTTTTACGAGGCGTTATGTCTTTTACCTTAAGAGATTCAGATGTGGACACTATTAATGTTGATGTTTGGGGTTCAGAATATTtcgtaataacattttatgagAGATTTTTAGTGGGCGATGTTG TAGAAATAACATCACCAAAGATATGTACTAAAGGAGGTGAAAATGAAGCTTTTAGGCCACAg gtGACTTCTCCATTTTATTTGTCTCTAAATGAGGGTACATCCGACGTCAATATATTTGGTGGAGAtactttttcattttatttacctttaCTTCATATACCAACGAAGCCGTGTGCTGGTTATTGTGGTTTGGctgaagttttaaaatttaccg AACAAACTGAGAACGTATACGTTGATCTACTAGTGGTGGTAAAAAGTATTCAACCAccaaaaactataaaaacaaaaatgg gtaCAGACATGACAGTAAGAGCAGtagaaataattgataatacaACACCAGCCTCTGTTTTACTAGATATGTTCGAAATTGATACAATACAAAG AGCGGAAGATTGGCGCGTGCTAGATAGCGTGCTATTTATAGCGGACGCACGCGTTTCTTGGCGTAGGTCACTTCGCGTACAGTGTTGTTCTCGTACAGTCGTCACGCACCAACCTCACACGCCTGAGGCTGAAGCGTTGAGACTGTATATCAGCAACCAAGCTAGTA atggTGGAGAAGCAGCAGCATGGGCAGCTTGGAGTGGGGAAAGACCCTGTTCAGCGTCCGTAGCACAAATACGGGATAGACTAATAGCAGGAACTCCCTTCTGTGCTACAGTTCATGGCCTATTAACGCATCTTGATTTGGAAGAACTTTTTGCATCGAC GAATACTAATATAGAAGATATAAGAGTTAAATTTACGGATCATACAGGGGAAATCTCGGCTAGATTGCCGATAAACGTTGTCGGAGATACTTTTGGATATACG GTCGATCAATTGAAAAACATGTCGCAAGATGACCGAGCCGCAATTCGTTGGAGACTGCTTCTAGAACAATGTATCGCAAAGTTAGCAATAACACCTCCTCGAGTGATGGTACTCAGTTTAAGACGGGCTTCACCAGCTGATCCTATTccattgtattaa
- the LOC123694211 gene encoding ecto-NOX disulfide-thiol exchanger 2-like: protein MSGRRDRSRSPNRINYNGRNKDSNQDAKNVDMSNVMNPMMMPNMYTQGNMMMGGMFNMMMPNAMMAGGMMPTTGMEMMTNAGMEIMPQQTMDMQAIATPAISNTAANMDMSMMGGVMMDPTMMAMYPNMGPETMQEKKEITFKHCKLTPPEPGAPQPPKRGRPPGCRTIFVGGLPDKIRESTVRDIFERYGRIQILRLSKKNFCHIRFDRESCVDAAMVISGYRIKLLSKDKDDKEDDDDSHATNGWLHVDYALSRDDQNEYERRQRQALRMQQQQMQQLTAQQEAIANSHSINYPRSPSPLRIQPFSNAAIVQLAEKIKSEEQFSATLPTLVSWLERGECSKKNSNQFYSMLQATNSHIRRLFNEKMQAEEELTECKERVKNHIQLVIEQLEQVAKVFNAATHQRVWDHFTKPQRKNIETWQKMTQEFHALKEEFNEKFYGEEHEYNGYSNRSLYPDINNEEIQQLKKENESLQFQLEAYKNEVDVIKADAQKEMEKFKAQFIARQALKGTFAEKNPPLPSPVVKPPPPPPLPEEVEAKVKPDVGAVCGEAKLIGVMSAFLQVHPQGASLDYVVSYVRAMFPQISQATIHNVLQKFVEVFQKTTSGVGANIEHRWKFVAFED from the exons ATGTCAg GTAGAAGAGATAGATCACGGTCACCGAATAGGATAAATTATAATGGTCGCAACAAAGATAGTAATCAAGATGCAAAAAATGTAGATATGTCGAACGTTATGAATCCCATGATGATGCCAAATATGTATACCCAAG GTAACATGATGATGGGTGGAATGTTCAATATGATGATGCCTAATGCCATGATGGCGGGTGGCATGATGCCCACAACTGGAATGGAAATGATGACAAATGCAGGAATGGAAATTATGCCCCAGCAAACTATGGATATGCAGGCTATTGCAACACCAGCCATTAGTAACACAGCCGCAAATATGGATATGAGCATGATGGGTGGAGTGATGATGGACCCCACTATGATGGCCATGTATCCTAACATGGGTCCAGAAACTATGCAGGAAAAGAAAGAAATTACATTCAAACATTGCAAGTTAACACCACCTGAGCCTGGTGCTCCACAACCACCTAAGAGAGGTCGACCTCCAGGGTGCCGAACAATCTTTGTTGGTGGGCTACCTGACAAAATACGCGAAAGCACAGTAAGAGATATATTTGAACGCTACGGTAGAATCCAGATATTGCgtttgtcaaagaaaaacttttGCCACATTCGTTTTGATAGGGAAAGTTGTGTGGATGCAGCAATGGTGATATCTGGTTATCGCATCAAGTTATTGAGTAAAGATAAAGATGACAAagaagatgatgatgattctCATGCAACAAATGGGTGGCTGCATGTTGATTATGCATTG AGTCGAGATGATCAGAATGAATATGAAAGACGTCAGCGTCAGGCTCTAAGGATGCAGCAACAGCAAATGCAGCAGCTGACGGCGCAACAAGAGGCAATTGCTAATAGTCATTCTATAAACTACCCTCGATCACCATCGCCACTGAGGATACAACCATTTTCAAACGCAGCTATAGTGCAATTGGCAGAGAAAATTAAAAGTGAAGAACAGTTTTCTGCAACTTTACCT ACACTAGTCTCTTGGCTGGAACGCGGTGAATGCTCCAAGAAAAATTCAAACCAGTTCTACTCAATGTTGCAAGCTACGAATTCGCATATTCGTCGGCTCTTCAATGAGAAAATGCAAGCTGAAGAAGAACTTACTGAATGTAAAGAAAGGGTTAAGAATCATATACAACTTGTCATCGAACAAC TCGAACAGGTGGCGAAAGTGTTTAACGCGGCCACTCACCAGCGCGTGTGGGACCATTTCACGAAACCACAGCGTAAAAACATCGAGACATGGCAAAAAATGACACAG gaaTTTCATGCTCTTAAAGAggaatttaatgaaaaattctatggagaagaacatGAATACAACGGATATTCAAACAGAAGTTTATATCCTGACATTAACAATGAAGAAATACAGCAACTTAAG AAAGAAAACGAAAGCCTGCAGTTCCAACTAGAAGCATACAAAAATGAAGTAGATGTAATAAAAGCTGATGCACAAAAAGAAATGGAGAAGTTTAAAGCACAATTCATTGCGAGACAAGCTTTGAAAGGAACCTTTGCTgagaaaaat CCACCCTTACCATCGCCTGTTGTAAAACCGCCTCCTCCGCCGCCGCTACCTGAAGAGGTTGAAGCTAAAGTCAAACCTGATGTCGGTGCAGTGTGCGGTGAAGCGAAACTTATTGGTGTTATGTCGGCGTTTTTGCAG GTACATCCACAAGGCGCGAGTCTAGACTACGTAGTATCGTACGTACGAGCGATGTTCCCGCAAATATCTCAAGCGACGATACACAACGTTCTTCAGAAGTTTGTAGAAGTTTTCCAAAAAACTACAAGCGGGGTTGGCGCGAATATCGAACATAGATGGAAGTTTGTAGCTTTTGAGGATTGA